A single window of Nocardioides baekrokdamisoli DNA harbors:
- a CDS encoding ATP-dependent helicase — protein MTTYRLLQPSAPAVPVLDASQQSVVDHPGGPLLVLAGPGTGKTTTMVEAIVARVERGTDPDRILALTFSRKAAEQLREKVTARLGITTSGALASTFHSFAYGLVRRYASPELYAAPLRLLSAAEQDVIIRDLLEVAPESVAWPERLRAAVGTRGFAREVQALLARARERMVDGQRLQEIGEAEGIAAYVAAGEFLEQYLDVLDHHAAIDYADLMGRAVIEAALHRTELRQAYDLVLVDEYQDSDPSQVMLLQQLAGDGHDLIVVGDPDQSIYGFRGADVRGILDFPDQFRTATGEPASTIALGTTRRFGPRLLEASRRVARALPVSGSIPREAYEIFRDPRCLGDTDHGVVEALTFDTPRAEVDHIADMLRRAHLIDGVPWSRMAVLVRSGRSEIPTLRRALTAAGVPVEVAADEVPLVREPAVRTLLDALRVVVDCDVQDREDPRFVTGEAAVTMLTSPLGGLDASDLRVLLRGLRAEQPGDALVDLQRRLLLDPTAVADVPGIAAERARRCADLVQAAAVALASGDSAEQLLWLLWESSGWSRRLAAAAASGGSAGRWADRDLDAVVALFDTAARLHGQQEHISPAEFQALLEAQQIPADTLADRGVRGEAVRLLTAHRAKGLEWDVVVVAHVQEGAWPDLRQRGTLLQSDRLSSGGLLPPVTRAALLAEERRLFYVAATRARQRLIVTAVASSDEDGEQPSRFLSDLSDGDPVRRSGRPPRQLSMVGLVSELRRVAADPAEPDQRRRAAAVRLRRLSAVAPAADPRTWWGVRELTCSDVPLRPEQEPIRLSASALEGIMTCPAKWFLEREAGGSRPSTSSQGFGTIVHALAERVANGELGDATVADLMVHVDEVWGRMSWRTPWSAARGRADVADVLERFLAWHRRPGARTIVGLEHKFDVVVELPDGVRVQLKGAADRLELDEDGDVVVVDLKTGKYPPSDKSLPENAQLGVYQLAVDHGAVAEQAPGARSGGAELVQLRKEVRGKAKVQRQAPPEPGRPLAVVEQLDTASRAIREESFVARPGDHCRFCEFSPICPSTSAGSVLS, from the coding sequence ATGACCACGTACCGCCTGCTTCAGCCCTCGGCGCCGGCCGTGCCGGTGCTCGACGCGAGCCAGCAGTCCGTGGTGGATCACCCGGGTGGTCCGTTGCTCGTGCTCGCTGGTCCGGGCACGGGGAAGACGACGACGATGGTCGAGGCGATCGTCGCGCGCGTTGAGCGCGGCACGGATCCTGATCGCATCCTCGCGCTGACGTTCTCGCGCAAGGCTGCTGAGCAGTTGCGGGAGAAGGTGACCGCTCGGCTGGGGATCACCACGTCGGGCGCGTTGGCGAGCACGTTCCACTCGTTCGCCTACGGGCTCGTGCGACGCTATGCGTCTCCGGAGTTGTACGCGGCTCCGCTGCGGCTGCTGAGCGCTGCCGAGCAGGACGTCATCATCCGCGATCTGCTCGAGGTGGCCCCGGAGTCGGTCGCGTGGCCCGAGCGTTTGCGCGCCGCCGTCGGCACTCGAGGGTTCGCCCGCGAGGTGCAAGCCCTGCTCGCCCGGGCTCGTGAGCGCATGGTCGACGGACAGCGGTTGCAGGAGATCGGTGAAGCTGAGGGCATCGCGGCGTACGTCGCAGCGGGGGAGTTCCTCGAGCAATATCTCGACGTGCTCGACCATCATGCGGCGATCGACTACGCCGACCTGATGGGTCGTGCGGTCATCGAGGCAGCGCTTCATCGCACTGAGCTGCGCCAGGCGTATGACCTGGTGCTGGTGGATGAATATCAGGACAGCGATCCGAGCCAGGTCATGTTGCTGCAACAGCTCGCCGGTGACGGCCACGACCTGATCGTCGTGGGTGATCCGGACCAGTCGATCTACGGCTTCCGAGGTGCGGACGTCCGCGGGATCCTCGACTTCCCCGACCAGTTCCGCACCGCCACGGGCGAGCCCGCTTCGACCATCGCACTCGGCACGACCCGACGGTTTGGTCCGCGCCTGCTTGAGGCATCACGCAGGGTCGCGCGTGCGCTGCCCGTGAGCGGGTCCATTCCGCGTGAGGCGTACGAGATCTTCCGGGATCCCAGGTGCCTCGGCGACACCGATCACGGAGTTGTCGAGGCGCTGACCTTCGACACTCCTCGGGCCGAGGTCGACCACATCGCCGACATGCTTCGCCGCGCGCACCTGATTGACGGCGTGCCGTGGTCCCGGATGGCGGTGCTGGTGCGGTCGGGGCGCAGCGAGATCCCGACGCTGCGGCGGGCACTGACCGCGGCTGGCGTGCCGGTCGAGGTGGCCGCCGACGAGGTCCCGCTTGTCCGGGAGCCGGCCGTGCGTACGCTCCTGGACGCCTTGCGTGTCGTCGTCGACTGTGACGTGCAGGACCGGGAGGACCCGCGTTTCGTGACCGGCGAGGCAGCGGTCACCATGCTGACGTCGCCGCTCGGAGGACTGGACGCCAGTGACCTGCGGGTCCTGCTGCGAGGCCTTCGTGCCGAGCAGCCGGGCGATGCCCTGGTGGACCTCCAGCGCCGGCTGCTCCTGGACCCGACGGCCGTGGCCGACGTCCCGGGCATCGCCGCGGAGCGGGCTCGACGATGCGCGGACCTGGTGCAGGCCGCCGCCGTCGCGCTGGCATCGGGGGACAGCGCCGAGCAGTTGCTGTGGCTGCTCTGGGAGAGCAGCGGGTGGAGCCGTCGGCTTGCGGCTGCCGCCGCGTCCGGGGGTTCGGCCGGCCGATGGGCCGACCGGGATCTGGACGCTGTCGTGGCGTTGTTCGACACCGCGGCGCGATTGCACGGTCAGCAGGAGCACATTTCGCCGGCTGAATTTCAGGCGCTGCTCGAGGCACAACAGATCCCGGCGGACACGCTGGCTGATCGTGGCGTCCGCGGTGAGGCCGTCCGCCTGCTCACCGCTCATCGAGCCAAGGGCCTTGAGTGGGACGTCGTCGTGGTCGCTCACGTCCAGGAGGGCGCGTGGCCCGATCTGCGTCAACGCGGCACGCTGCTGCAGTCCGATCGCCTGTCGTCCGGTGGCCTCCTGCCACCGGTGACTCGCGCGGCGTTGTTGGCCGAGGAGCGCCGGCTCTTCTACGTCGCCGCCACCCGAGCCCGTCAGCGTCTGATCGTGACGGCGGTCGCGAGTTCCGATGAGGACGGCGAGCAACCGAGCCGATTCCTGTCGGACCTCTCTGACGGTGATCCGGTGCGTCGCTCCGGGCGACCCCCGCGCCAGTTGTCCATGGTGGGTCTGGTCTCCGAGTTGCGCCGGGTTGCAGCCGACCCTGCTGAGCCGGATCAGCGTCGGCGCGCTGCCGCGGTCCGCCTGCGACGGCTGTCCGCGGTCGCGCCGGCGGCTGACCCGCGGACCTGGTGGGGTGTGCGTGAGCTGACGTGCAGCGACGTGCCTCTTCGGCCGGAGCAGGAGCCGATCCGCCTCAGCGCCAGCGCGTTGGAAGGGATCATGACCTGCCCCGCGAAGTGGTTCCTCGAACGGGAGGCCGGCGGGAGTCGTCCGAGCACCTCCAGTCAAGGATTCGGCACGATCGTCCACGCACTGGCCGAGCGGGTGGCCAACGGCGAGCTGGGCGACGCGACCGTTGCGGACCTGATGGTGCACGTTGACGAGGTCTGGGGACGGATGTCGTGGCGTACGCCGTGGTCGGCGGCACGCGGCCGTGCCGACGTTGCTGACGTCCTCGAACGATTCCTTGCGTGGCATCGCCGCCCCGGAGCGCGGACGATCGTCGGGTTGGAGCACAAGTTCGACGTGGTTGTGGAGCTGCCTGACGGCGTGCGGGTGCAGCTCAAGGGAGCTGCCGATCGTCTGGAGCTGGACGAGGACGGCGACGTCGTCGTCGTGGACCTCAAGACCGGCAAGTACCCGCCAAGCGACAAGAGCCTCCCCGAGAATGCGCAACTCGGTGTCTACCAGCTCGCCGTTGATCACGGCGCAGTTGCTGAGCAGGCACCGGGGGCACGGTCGGGCGGAGCGGAGCTCGTTCAGTTGCGCAAGGAAGTACGCGGAAAGGCCAAGGTGCAACGACAGGCGCCGCCGGAGCCGGGCCGGCCGTTGGCCGTCGTCGAGCAGTTGGACACGGCGTCGCGTGCGATCAGGGAGGAGTCCTTTGTGGCTCGCCCCGGTGATCACTGCAGGTTCTGTGAGTTCTCTCCGATCTGTCCGTCCACCAGTGCAGGAAGTGTGTTGTCGTGA
- the moeZ gene encoding adenylyltransferase/sulfurtransferase MoeZ, whose product MSIPPLVEPADELTIDEVRRYSRHLIIPDVGMAGQKRLKNARVLVIGAGGLGSPALLYLAAAGVGTLGIAEFDEVDESNLQRQIIHGQSDIGRPKAESARDSINEANPYVNVIVHNERLDNDNVKQIFSGYDLIVDGTDNFATRYMVNDAAYFLGIPYVWGSIYRFDGQASVFAPKQVENAPCYRCLYPEPPPPGMVPSCAEGGVLGVLCASIGSIQVNEAIKMLIGAGEPIVGELMIYDALEMEYRKVKMRKDPKCVLCGDNPTVTDLIDYDSFCGAVSDEAAEAAAGSTISVKQLEEMLAERTAGERDFVLIDVREPAEAEINHIPGAVLIPKGDFLNGSALEQIPSDKPVVLHCKSGVRSAECLAIVKGAGYADAVHVGGGVVAWVNQIDPSQPSY is encoded by the coding sequence GTGTCCATCCCCCCGCTGGTCGAGCCGGCAGATGAACTGACCATCGACGAGGTGCGTCGTTACAGCCGCCACCTGATCATTCCGGATGTCGGCATGGCCGGCCAGAAGCGTCTGAAGAACGCGCGCGTCCTCGTCATCGGGGCCGGTGGCCTCGGCTCGCCTGCGCTGCTCTATTTGGCAGCGGCCGGAGTCGGCACGCTCGGCATCGCGGAGTTCGACGAGGTCGACGAGTCGAACCTGCAGCGTCAGATCATCCACGGCCAGTCCGACATCGGTCGCCCGAAGGCCGAGTCCGCTCGTGACTCGATCAACGAGGCCAACCCGTACGTCAACGTGATCGTCCACAACGAGCGCCTCGACAACGACAACGTGAAGCAGATCTTCTCCGGGTACGACCTGATCGTCGACGGTACGGACAACTTCGCGACGCGCTACATGGTCAACGACGCCGCGTACTTCCTCGGCATCCCGTACGTGTGGGGCTCGATCTACCGGTTTGACGGCCAGGCCTCGGTGTTCGCGCCGAAGCAGGTCGAGAACGCGCCGTGCTACCGCTGCCTCTACCCGGAGCCGCCGCCGCCGGGCATGGTCCCGTCCTGCGCCGAGGGTGGCGTGCTCGGTGTCCTGTGCGCCTCGATCGGTTCGATCCAGGTCAACGAGGCGATCAAGATGCTCATCGGCGCGGGCGAACCGATCGTCGGCGAGCTGATGATCTACGACGCGCTCGAGATGGAGTACCGCAAGGTCAAGATGCGCAAGGACCCCAAGTGTGTCCTGTGTGGCGACAACCCGACGGTCACCGACCTGATCGACTACGACTCCTTCTGTGGCGCCGTGTCGGACGAGGCAGCCGAGGCGGCTGCCGGCTCGACGATCTCCGTGAAGCAGCTCGAGGAGATGCTGGCCGAGCGCACAGCCGGTGAGCGCGACTTCGTACTCATCGACGTGCGTGAGCCCGCCGAGGCCGAGATCAACCACATCCCGGGCGCCGTGCTGATCCCCAAGGGCGACTTCCTCAACGGGTCGGCCCTGGAGCAGATCCCGTCGGACAAGCCGGTCGTGCTGCACTGCAAGTCGGGCGTGCGCTCGGCAGAGTGCCTGGCGATCGTCAAGGGCGCGGGATACGCGGACGCGGTCCATGTCGGCGGTGGCGTGGTCGCGTGGGTCAACCAGATCGACCCGTCGCAGCCGTCCTACTGA
- a CDS encoding TetR/AcrR family transcriptional regulator, which produces MSADPMPSAKYARGARLPRSERRAQLMESALEVFVAQGYHAAAMDDIAVAAGVSKPVLYQHFPSKLDLYVALLDVGVETIIEGVRVALTSTDDNKLRVTATMAAFYEFVGSEEGAFRLVFESDLTAEPAVRDRVDKVTRECAAMIATVIHDDTGLPDEASHLLAVSLVGMGQVSARFWLNEDSAVPQADAARLVGALAWRGIGGYPKSE; this is translated from the coding sequence ATGAGCGCAGACCCCATGCCATCGGCGAAGTACGCCCGCGGCGCACGTCTGCCCCGCTCGGAGCGACGGGCTCAGCTGATGGAGTCAGCCCTCGAGGTCTTCGTCGCCCAGGGCTACCACGCAGCGGCGATGGACGACATCGCTGTCGCCGCCGGCGTCTCGAAGCCGGTGCTCTACCAGCACTTCCCGAGCAAGCTCGACCTCTACGTCGCCCTTCTGGACGTGGGCGTCGAGACGATCATCGAGGGCGTACGCGTCGCACTGACCTCCACCGACGACAACAAGTTGCGCGTGACGGCCACGATGGCCGCCTTCTACGAGTTCGTCGGTAGCGAGGAAGGTGCGTTCCGGCTCGTCTTCGAGTCCGATCTGACTGCGGAGCCCGCCGTACGCGACCGCGTCGACAAGGTCACCCGCGAATGCGCAGCCATGATCGCCACCGTCATTCACGACGACACCGGTCTGCCCGACGAGGCCTCACACCTGCTGGCGGTGTCGCTGGTGGGAATGGGCCAGGTCAGCGCACGGTTCTGGCTCAACGAGGACAGCGCCGTGCCGCAGGCCGACGCCGCTCGGCTGGTCGGCGCCCTCGCATGGCGCGGCATCGGCGGGTACCCCAAGTCGGAGTGA
- a CDS encoding class F sortase — translation MAATATVAVAATVLASRARDAREEVLEAPDEPVQEPSVAPEPIIRSTERRRTEPIPGRRARRPHIPKRRRDRQPGMVAAVLMLVVGVVLAVPWYLPGFGGYVHDVGMGLHHLFIPAGPAVVRDPAVLTTEPADSTPPAPDRTPGVPVSLQVPLLQVDSTVVPISGDSGELLPPDDPQMIGWWKQGPRPGSSEGAAVLTGHTVHFGGGAFDHLSYLKVGNHFTIRTTRGSIRYVVVRLHKYGTGELSRDATSLFQLTGPPRVLLVTCSGWNGHIYLENTVVTGVPA, via the coding sequence ATGGCAGCGACGGCAACCGTCGCTGTCGCTGCCACTGTTCTTGCGTCCCGGGCCCGCGATGCCCGTGAGGAGGTGCTCGAGGCACCCGACGAGCCGGTCCAGGAACCGTCCGTCGCGCCCGAGCCGATCATCCGCTCAACCGAACGCCGACGCACCGAACCCATCCCGGGGCGTCGAGCGCGGCGACCGCACATTCCCAAGCGACGCCGCGACCGTCAGCCCGGAATGGTCGCCGCAGTCCTGATGCTGGTGGTCGGCGTGGTCCTCGCCGTGCCGTGGTACCTCCCCGGATTCGGTGGCTACGTCCACGACGTCGGGATGGGGCTGCATCATCTGTTCATCCCGGCCGGGCCGGCTGTCGTCCGGGACCCCGCGGTGCTGACCACGGAACCCGCGGACTCGACTCCGCCGGCACCAGATCGTACGCCCGGCGTGCCTGTCTCCCTGCAGGTTCCGCTGCTGCAGGTCGACTCGACGGTGGTGCCGATCAGCGGCGATTCTGGCGAGTTGCTGCCGCCCGACGACCCGCAGATGATCGGCTGGTGGAAGCAAGGTCCGCGGCCGGGTTCATCGGAGGGCGCGGCCGTGCTGACCGGACACACGGTGCACTTCGGCGGCGGCGCGTTCGACCACCTCTCGTATCTCAAGGTCGGCAACCACTTCACGATCAGGACCACTCGTGGGTCGATCCGGTACGTCGTCGTCCGCCTGCACAAGTACGGGACCGGGGAGCTGTCGCGTGACGCCACCAGCCTGTTCCAGCTGACCGGGCCGCCCCGCGTACTCCTCGTGACCTGCTCCGGGTGGAACGGGCACATCTATCTCGAAAACACGGTCGTCACCGGCGTTCCTGCGTAA
- a CDS encoding DEAD/DEAH box helicase produces the protein MTTFRDLGVLPEICDALERKGIVEPFAIQEMTLSVALGGTDLIGQARTGTGKTLAFGIPVVQRTVSPKDRDYAEIPQGKPQALIIAPTRELALQVSGDISLAAEDRGIRVLTIYGGVGFDIQTEALATGVEIVVGTPGRLLDLANRKILDLSHVHALVLDEADEMLDLGFLEDIQKLVRLTPETRQTMLFSATMPGPIVALARSYMRTPMNIRAESSYDQQTVPATTQYVYQAHDLDKPEMIGRLLQGPNVDKVVVFSRTKRQAQRVADDLTERGFNASPLHGDMAQVAREKAMQRFRDGKVDILVCTDVAARGIDVSGVSHVINYTTPDDHKTYVHRIGRTGRAGASGIAVTLVDWADLHKWKLINKELDLPFHELVETYSGSDNFLHDMGIPRGTKGRIKPAAPPAPKADRPANREGGSSAPRTNNRDRSRTRSRGGEVVAGETGSAPKAETTGPAAEGDAAPRTANRNRNRRRRRPSGSGEAAAAE, from the coding sequence ATGACCACGTTCCGTGACCTGGGCGTCCTGCCCGAAATCTGCGACGCACTCGAACGCAAAGGCATCGTCGAGCCGTTCGCCATCCAGGAGATGACCCTGTCGGTCGCCCTTGGCGGCACCGACCTGATCGGCCAGGCGCGTACCGGCACCGGCAAGACCCTCGCGTTCGGCATTCCGGTCGTGCAGCGCACGGTGTCTCCGAAGGATCGCGACTACGCGGAGATCCCGCAGGGCAAGCCGCAGGCTCTCATCATTGCCCCGACCCGCGAGCTCGCACTCCAGGTCTCCGGCGACATCAGCCTCGCCGCGGAGGACCGCGGCATCCGCGTCCTGACCATCTACGGCGGCGTCGGCTTCGACATCCAGACCGAGGCGTTGGCGACCGGTGTCGAGATCGTCGTCGGTACGCCGGGCCGCCTGCTCGACCTGGCCAACCGCAAGATCCTCGACCTCTCCCACGTGCACGCCCTCGTGCTCGACGAGGCTGACGAGATGCTCGACCTCGGCTTCCTCGAGGACATCCAGAAGCTGGTCCGGCTCACCCCGGAGACCCGCCAGACGATGCTCTTCTCGGCCACGATGCCGGGTCCGATCGTGGCGCTGGCGCGTTCGTACATGCGTACGCCGATGAACATCCGCGCCGAGTCCTCGTACGACCAGCAGACGGTGCCGGCGACGACCCAGTACGTCTACCAGGCCCACGACCTCGACAAGCCGGAGATGATCGGCCGCCTGCTCCAGGGGCCGAACGTCGACAAGGTCGTCGTGTTCTCGCGGACCAAGCGTCAGGCGCAGCGCGTCGCCGACGACCTGACCGAGCGCGGCTTCAACGCCTCGCCGTTGCACGGCGACATGGCGCAGGTGGCCCGCGAGAAGGCGATGCAGCGCTTCCGCGACGGCAAGGTCGACATCCTGGTCTGCACCGATGTCGCTGCCCGCGGCATCGACGTCAGCGGCGTCAGCCACGTCATCAACTACACGACTCCGGACGACCACAAGACCTACGTCCACCGCATCGGTCGTACCGGCCGCGCGGGCGCCTCGGGCATCGCGGTCACGCTGGTCGACTGGGCCGATCTGCACAAGTGGAAGCTCATCAACAAGGAACTGGACCTGCCGTTCCACGAGCTCGTCGAGACCTACTCGGGCTCCGACAACTTCCTGCACGACATGGGTATTCCGCGCGGCACCAAGGGCCGGATCAAGCCCGCCGCGCCGCCAGCCCCGAAGGCCGACCGCCCCGCGAACCGCGAGGGTGGCTCAAGCGCGCCGCGTACGAACAACCGCGACCGGAGTCGTACGCGCTCGCGCGGCGGCGAAGTGGTCGCGGGTGAGACCGGGTCGGCTCCCAAGGCTGAGACCACTGGGCCAGCAGCAGAGGGCGACGCCGCCCCGCGTACGGCCAACCGGAACCGCAACCGCCGTCGTCGCCGCCCCTCGGGCAGTGGCGAGGCTGCCGCTGCCGAGTAG
- a CDS encoding DUF3107 domain-containing protein: MEVRIGVQFAARELVVESAEDAATVEALIATAVSEGGVLTLADIKGKKVIVPAEKIAYIEIGTPVLGTVGFRS; the protein is encoded by the coding sequence GTGGAGGTCCGCATCGGCGTTCAGTTCGCCGCACGGGAGTTGGTCGTGGAGTCAGCGGAGGACGCTGCGACTGTCGAGGCGCTGATCGCCACGGCAGTGAGCGAGGGTGGCGTCCTGACCCTCGCCGACATCAAGGGCAAGAAGGTCATCGTGCCGGCAGAGAAGATCGCCTACATCGAGATCGGTACGCCCGTACTCGGTACGGTTGGCTTCCGCAGCTGA
- a CDS encoding uracil-DNA glycosylase family protein: MDGLITELLDSIPESLREESGTAFESGLRSWTGSRPLYLLGYNPGGAPGDDTVHANAIALLRDRSPDFSNYVDGQWPRSTKGTLYPVGEDPMQRRVRYLLDRVNLAPGEVPTSNIIYARSAQAAHLEDEKARNWAEECWPFHARMIERLGVRVVVCFGNQAGDFVARKLGATPTDNPDDTFRETYENRSWRSRIHTGPGPTVVQLSHPSRADWTAPEADPTGLVLRALEASE, from the coding sequence ATGGATGGCCTCATCACCGAATTGCTCGACTCAATCCCCGAAAGCCTGCGGGAGGAGTCGGGGACAGCCTTCGAATCCGGACTGCGCTCGTGGACCGGCTCCCGGCCGTTGTACCTGCTTGGCTACAACCCGGGCGGGGCTCCAGGGGACGACACGGTTCACGCGAATGCCATCGCGTTGCTGCGGGATCGCAGTCCTGACTTCTCGAACTACGTCGACGGGCAGTGGCCGAGGAGTACGAAGGGAACGCTCTACCCTGTCGGGGAGGACCCGATGCAGCGACGAGTGAGGTACCTGCTCGACCGCGTCAACCTTGCTCCCGGCGAAGTGCCCACCTCCAACATCATCTACGCCCGGTCTGCGCAGGCAGCGCATCTTGAAGACGAGAAGGCGCGGAACTGGGCCGAGGAGTGCTGGCCATTCCACGCGCGCATGATCGAGCGGTTGGGCGTTCGGGTGGTGGTCTGCTTCGGCAATCAGGCGGGGGACTTCGTCGCGCGCAAGCTGGGTGCCACGCCGACCGACAACCCGGACGACACCTTCCGTGAGACCTATGAGAACCGTAGCTGGCGGTCGCGTATCCACACTGGACCCGGGCCAACGGTCGTGCAGTTGTCACATCCCAGTCGGGCCGACTGGACCGCGCCTGAGGCAGACCCGACTGGCCTCGTACTGCGGGCGCTCGAAGCCTCGGAGTGA
- a CDS encoding ferritin-like fold-containing protein gives MTASPYDDPIYKAAIIDLLSAIGYGEISAFERMTEDAKMAPTLEDKVALLGVASAQFAKIEPVRQRLVALGVDPFAAMGEFKDGIDEFHDRTAPDDWWESLIKAYVGEGLTEDFYREIAGFLDEETRTLVVSTLEDQGQADFALAAANKGIAADPILAGRLALWGRRLMGEALIATQRVSASRDSLTGILSGESTFAGLDFAGLSAMFERITARHVERMSRLGLEH, from the coding sequence GTGACCGCATCGCCGTACGACGACCCGATCTACAAGGCCGCCATCATCGACTTGCTCAGTGCCATCGGGTATGGCGAGATCAGCGCGTTCGAGCGGATGACCGAGGACGCGAAGATGGCGCCGACCCTGGAGGACAAGGTGGCGCTTCTGGGCGTCGCCAGCGCCCAGTTCGCCAAGATCGAGCCTGTACGCCAGCGGCTGGTCGCGCTCGGCGTCGACCCGTTTGCAGCCATGGGTGAGTTCAAGGACGGGATCGACGAGTTCCATGACCGCACCGCCCCCGACGACTGGTGGGAGTCCCTCATCAAGGCGTACGTCGGGGAAGGTCTGACGGAGGACTTCTACCGGGAGATCGCCGGGTTCCTCGACGAGGAGACCCGCACTCTGGTCGTCTCGACCCTGGAGGACCAGGGTCAGGCCGACTTCGCACTGGCGGCCGCCAACAAGGGCATCGCTGCGGACCCGATCCTGGCCGGTCGTCTCGCGCTGTGGGGCCGTCGCCTGATGGGCGAGGCGTTGATCGCGACCCAGCGGGTGTCTGCCTCCCGCGACTCGCTCACCGGGATCCTGTCGGGTGAGTCGACCTTCGCCGGACTCGACTTCGCGGGCCTGAGTGCCATGTTCGAGCGGATCACGGCTCGACACGTCGAGCGGATGAGCCGCCTCGGCCTCGAGCACTGA